From the genome of Methanomassiliicoccus sp.:
CTCATGTACGGCATGCTCGCCGCACGAGGGGCAGTCCAGGTAGAGCGCGTTTGGTACTGTCATCATTATCCGAACGGAACCATGTACCGTTCATAGGAATAAAATTATCGCTCCCTGCCCGGAGGGAGATCGATCTCGAAGGCGTCCCCGTGCCCGGGGATTATGACATCGGCGATGTCCCTTATCCGCCTCATGCTGTCCACAGCAACGTTCCTGTCGTAATGTATCATGGGAGGCATCCACTTCTCAAGATTATCCCTGGTAGGGACGGCGTCTCCGGCGATGACATATCGGCGGTCGGCGGTCTCGACCACCACGCTCATGGACCCGCGGCTGTGGCCAGGTGTGTGCATCAGGCTTATTCCAGGTAGTATCTCCGCATCTTCGGTGATGCTAATGAAGGAGGCGTCAGGGCACTCCTCGGACCTTGCTATCTTCACTGCCGAAGCGAAAAGATCGTTGTTCCCAATGTGGTCCGCATGCAAGTGGGTATTGACCAAGATGTCGATGTCCTCTGGCCTCAGGCCAGCTTCCGCT
Proteins encoded in this window:
- a CDS encoding MBL fold metallo-hydrolase, with protein sequence MTSVRVIFEGWLRRENGVLKEAHSTSTLVLTEGHHILVDTSSRQQRAPLLQGLAEAGLRPEDIDILVNTHLHADHIGNNDLFASAVKIARSEECPDASFISITEDAEILPGISLMHTPGHSRGSMSVVVETADRRYVIAGDAVPTRDNLEKWMPPMIHYDRNVAVDSMRRIRDIADVIIPGHGDAFEIDLPPGRER